One region of Populus trichocarpa isolate Nisqually-1 chromosome 4, P.trichocarpa_v4.1, whole genome shotgun sequence genomic DNA includes:
- the LOC18097650 gene encoding pentatricopeptide repeat-containing protein At3g02330, mitochondrial, translating to MAVHTSQLWLLTRLFFSYHAIPLYKKIPPIPTNTFSTLAQNQTQPPAKIRTFSHIYQECSKQNSLNPGKQAHARMIFCGFEPTTFVSNCLMQMYIKCLYLDYACKVFDKMYLRDVVSYNSIISGYASCGEMDIARKFFYEMPERDVVSWNSVISGFLQNGECRKSIDVFLEMGRCGVGFDRASLAVVLKACGALEECDMGVQVHGLVVKFGFDCDVVTGSALLGMYAKCKRLDDSLSVFSELPEKNWVSWSAMIAGCVQNDRNVEGLELFKEMQGVGVGVSQSIYASLFRSCAALSALRLGKELHSHALKSAFGSDIIVGTATLDMYAKCGRMADAQKVLSSMPKCSLQSYNAIIVGYARSDRGFQALKSFQLLLKTGLGFDEITLSGALNACASIRGDLEGRQVHGLAVKSISMSNICVANAILDMYGKCKALAEASDLFDMMERRDAVSWNAIIAACEQNGNEEETLAHFASMIHSRMEPDDFTYGSVLKACAGRQALNTGMEIHTRIIKSGMGFDSFVGAALVDMYCKCGMIEKADKIHDRTEQKTMVSWNAIISGFSLLQQSEDAHKFFSRMLEMGVNPDNFTYAAVLDTCANLATVGLGKQIHAQIIKQELQSDVYICSTLVDMYSKCGNMQDSQLMFEKAPNRDFVTWNAMLCGYAHHGLGEEALKLFERMQLVNVKPNHATFVSVLRACAHMGLVDKGLHYFDVMLSEYGLDPQSEHYSCMVDILGRSGRIDEALNLVQKMPFEADAVIWRNLLSVCKIHGNVEVAEKATRALLQLDPQDSSACVLLSNIYADAGMWGNVSEMRKMMRHNKLKKEPGCSWIELKDEVHAFLVGDKGHPRDEEIYEKLGVLIGEMQSVGYIPDCDVLLDEEVEEPAQLEELRTCAYNSLTC from the coding sequence ATGGCAGTCCACACCTCTCAATTATGGCTGTTAACAAGGCTTTTCTTCTCTTACCACGCAATACCTTTATACAAGAAAATCCCACCTATACCCACCAACACTTTCTCCACACTCGCTCAAAACCAAACCCAACCACCCGCCAAGATCAGAACTTTTTCTCATATTTACCAAGAATGCTCGAAACAGAACTCTCTGAATCCTGGCAAACAAGCACATGCTCGAATGATTTTTTGTGGGTTTGAACCTACAACCTTTGTGTCCAATTGTTTGATGCAAATGTACATAAAATGTTTGTATTTGGACTATGCGTGCAAGGTGTTTGATAAGATGTATCTGAGGGATGTGGTTTCTTATAACTCCATTATTTCTGGATATGCTAGTTGTGGGGAAATGGATATTGCGAgaaagtttttttatgagatgCCGGAGAGAGACGTAGTGTCGTGGAATTCAGTGATTTCCGGGTTTTTGCAGAATGGTGAGTGTCGGAAGTCGATTGATGTTTTTTTGGAGATGGGGAGGTGCGGTGTGGGTTTTGACCGAGCGAGTCTTGCTGTTGTTTTGAAAGCTTGTGGGGCTTTGGAAGAGTGTGATATGGGAGTTCAGGTTCATGGACTTGTGGTGAAGTTTGGATTTGATTGTGATGTGGTCACTGGGAGTGCTTTGCTTGGTATGTATGCAAAGTGTAAGAGATTAGATGATTCACTTTCAGTTTTTAGTGAACTTCCTGAGAAGAATTGGGTTTCTTGGAGTGCAATGATTGCTGGTTGTGTTCAAAATGATCGGAATGTTGAGGGTTTAGAGTTGTTCAAGGAGATGCAAGGGGTGGGAGTTGGGGTTAGTCAATCTATCTATGCTAGTCTTTTCAGATCCTGTGCAGCATTGTCAGCATTAAGATTGGGTAAAGAGTTGCATAGCCATGCTTTAAAGAGTGCTTTTGGATCTGACATCATTGTAGGAACTGCCACTTTGGATATGTATGCAAAATGTGGCAGGATGGCAGATGCTCAAAAGGTACTTAGCTCAATGCCAAAATGTAGTTTGCAATCGTATAATGCCATTATCGTTGGGTATGCCAGAAGTGATCGAGGCTTTCAAGCTTTGAAGTCATTTCAGCTTCTGTTGAAGACTGGCCTTGGTTTTGATGAAATAACTCTATCCGGAGCATTAAATGCTTGTGCATCCATCAGAGGAGATTTGGAGGGGCGTCAAGTTCATGGATTAGCGGTTAAGAGTATTTCTATGTCAAATATTTGTGTTGCGAATGCCATCCTTGACATGTATGGTAAATGCAAGGCTCTTGCTGAAGCTTCTGATCTGTTTGATATGATGGAAAGGAGAGACGCTGTCTCTTGGAATGCAATTATCGCAGCATGTGAGCAGAATGGAAACGAAGAGGAAACACTTGCCCATTTTGCATCAATGATTCACTCAAGAATGGAACCTGATGACTTCACTTATGGCAGTGTCTTGAAAGCTTGTGCTGGTCGACAAGCTTTAAACACCGGCATGGAGATCCATACTAGAATTATAAAATCTGGAATGGGTTTTGACTCATTTGTGGGAGCTGCCCTTGTTGATATGTACTGCAAGTGTGGAATGATAGAAAAAGCGGATAAAATCCATGACAGAACAGAACAAAAGACAATGGTTTCTTGGAATGCTATTATTTCTGGATTCTCTCTGCTACAACAAAGTGAGGATGctcacaaatttttttcaagaatgtTGGAAATGGGTGTAAACCCAGACAACTTCACTTATGCAGCAGTTCTTGATACTTGTGCAAATTTAGCTACTGTTGGTCTTGGGAAGCAAATACATGCTCAAATTATCAAGCAGGAACTGCAATCAGATGTGTACATATGCAGCACTCTTGTTGATATGTACTCAAAGTGTGGAAACATGCAAGATTCTCAGCTGATGTTTGAGAAAGCACCTAACAGGGATTTTGTAACGTGGAACGCCATGCTTTGTGGTTATGCTCATCATGGTCTTGGAGAAGAGGCATTAAAACTTTTTGAGCGTATGCAACTTGTGAATGTAAAGCCAAATCATGCAACTTTTGTTTCTGTCCTCAGAGCGTGCGCACACATGGGGCTTGTTGATAAAGGCTTGCATTACTTTGATGTCATGCTGAGTGAGTACGGTTTAGATCCTCAATCTGAGCACTATTCATGTATGGTTGACATACTAGGGAGATCAGGGCGCATTGATGAGGCATTGAATCTTGTTCAAAAGATGCCTTTCGAAGCTGATGCTGTTATCTGGAGAAATCTGCTTAGTGTTTGCAAGATCCATGGGAATGTAGAGGTTGCAGAAAAAGCAACTAGGGCTCTTTTGCAATTGGATCCGCAAGACTCTTCTGCTTGCGTTCTTCTATCAAACATTTATGCTGATGCAGGAATGTGGGGTAATGTTTCGGagatgagaaagatgatgaggcATAATAAGCTGAAAAAGGAACCAGGTTGTAGctggattgaattgaaagatgaagtgcATGCATTTCTTGTTGGAGACAAAGGCCATCCAAGAGACGAAGAGATATATGAGAAACTTGGAGTGCTAATCGGAGAGATGCAGTCAGTTGGATATATACCTGATTGTGATGTTTTGCTTGATGAGGAAGTAGAAGAACCTGCGCAGCTAGAAGAGCTAAGAACCTGCGCATACAATAGTTTAACATGTTGA
- the LOC112327327 gene encoding WPP domain-interacting tail-anchored protein 1-like, translated as MEDSQSQDKAFLTREMLRIFYDICIKAIEKGLYVQINSYGKGSCRCPDRVQLSWKAKEFSTTHIASLALQNQTLVVKLQQTGKDAFGNIKYHYKGSGENLVKFSATISELDKAQRSGPVSETEVASADSISELETVRRIDAGLLSFKHVFMAMFISLISAIVYICQPQKLPFW; from the exons ATGGAAGATTCTCAATCGCAAGATAAGGCATTTTTGACTAGAGAGATGCTCCGCATATTTTATGACATATGTATCAAAGCAATTGAGAAAG GCTTGTACGTCCAGATAAATTCTTATGGGAAGGGTTCTTGTAGGTGCCCTGATAGAGTTCAACTATCATGGAAGGCGAAAGAGTTTTCCACAACTCAT ATAGCATCACTAGCACTACAGAACCAAACTCTGGTGGTGAAGTTACAGCAGACAGGTAAAGATGCCTTTGGTAATATCAAGTATCATTACAAAGGAAGTGGTGAAAATTTAGTCAAATTCTCAGCTACTATATCTGAG TTGGACAAGGCCCAGAGAAGTGGACCCGTTAGTGAAACTGAAGTGGCATCCGCAGATTCTATATCTGAGCTTGAGACTGTGAGAAGAATAGATGCAGGACTGCTTAGCTTTAAGCATGTTTTCATGGCGATGTTCATTTCGCTGATTTCGGCAATAGTATACATATGTCAGCCACAGAAGCTTCCGTTTTGGTGA